The proteins below are encoded in one region of Rubripirellula reticaptiva:
- a CDS encoding mechanosensitive ion channel family protein encodes MMPHLLNRTKFQNTIRVSFAVTLLGFLTLSVVPQSLIAQDGIAEVTENVPDEEKAIETPDKVEVDPLAEDDEISLRLERIFTATGWFDSPTVKTDEGVVFLSGVSDSEKHREWAERVAQRTSDVVAVVNRIEVRGRPVWDISPAVAQMKQLGRDFVQLLPLMAVGAFVLFLAYSLAKLSASLARKLAARRVDSQLLQQVLASVVAVLVMLIGLYIALKVSGLSRLAVTVLGGTGLVGIALGFAFRDIAENYLASVLISLNRPFSVGDLIELDSYKGFVRRVTTRGTLLLTVDGNHIQIPNSTIYKSAITNYSSSPRIRKDFIVGIGFDDSVSEAQEIIHETLVNHPSVLNDPEPLVLVESLGSATVNLKVLFWLDGERFDAGSVTSSLMRQAKTALTEAQISMPDEAREVVFPNGVPVAMIDESRDFSAVKGRVAVRSQGKATIDRDASRDLETASKGEGSLKNSDDEIQRHADNSEVDDSENLID; translated from the coding sequence ATGATGCCTCACCTTTTAAACCGCACAAAGTTTCAAAACACCATCCGAGTGAGCTTTGCAGTGACCTTGCTGGGATTCCTTACTCTTAGCGTGGTTCCACAGTCGTTGATAGCGCAAGACGGCATAGCCGAAGTCACCGAGAATGTGCCCGACGAAGAAAAAGCCATCGAGACGCCGGATAAGGTGGAGGTCGATCCGCTTGCCGAAGACGATGAGATTTCCTTGCGACTCGAACGAATTTTCACTGCGACCGGCTGGTTCGATTCGCCTACGGTGAAGACGGATGAAGGCGTCGTATTCTTGAGTGGCGTCTCAGACAGCGAGAAGCATCGCGAATGGGCCGAGCGAGTCGCGCAGCGTACTTCGGACGTCGTCGCGGTGGTTAACCGAATTGAAGTGAGGGGCCGGCCCGTGTGGGACATAAGTCCCGCCGTGGCCCAGATGAAGCAGCTTGGTCGAGACTTTGTCCAACTTTTGCCCCTAATGGCTGTTGGGGCATTCGTGCTGTTCCTCGCCTACTCACTGGCAAAGCTGTCTGCTTCGCTCGCTCGGAAACTTGCAGCGAGGCGTGTCGATAGTCAATTGTTGCAACAGGTTTTGGCGAGCGTCGTTGCCGTGCTTGTGATGTTGATTGGTCTCTACATCGCGCTGAAGGTTTCAGGACTCAGTCGACTGGCCGTTACCGTTCTAGGCGGTACAGGTCTCGTCGGCATCGCTCTTGGTTTCGCCTTTCGTGATATAGCTGAAAACTACCTGGCAAGTGTGCTGATCAGTCTGAACCGTCCGTTTAGCGTTGGCGATCTGATCGAGCTCGATAGCTACAAAGGTTTCGTCCGCCGCGTTACCACTCGCGGGACACTGCTGCTAACGGTTGATGGCAACCACATTCAAATTCCCAATAGCACCATCTACAAATCGGCTATCACGAACTATTCATCGTCGCCACGCATCCGAAAAGATTTTATCGTCGGTATCGGGTTTGACGATTCGGTGAGCGAAGCACAAGAAATCATCCACGAGACGTTGGTGAATCATCCTTCCGTGTTGAACGATCCTGAGCCGTTGGTACTTGTCGAATCCTTAGGCTCGGCAACCGTGAACTTGAAGGTCTTGTTCTGGCTCGACGGAGAGCGTTTCGATGCTGGTTCGGTCACTAGCTCGCTGATGCGTCAAGCGAAAACGGCATTGACGGAAGCCCAGATCAGCATGCCGGACGAAGCCCGTGAAGTTGTTTTCCCAAATGGAGTTCCGGTCGCGATGATCGATGAATCGCGTGATTTTTCCGCTGTTAAAGGACGTGTCGCCGTCCGCTCCCAAGGTAAGGCGACAATCGATCGAGACGCTTCGCGTGATCTGGAAACTGCGAGTAAAGGCGAAGGGAGCCTGAAGAACTCGGACGACGAGATTCAGCGGCATGCGGATAACTCGGAAGTCGATGACTCTGAGAACCTAATTGATTAA
- a CDS encoding SHD1 domain-containing protein, with translation MNRHIPFLLIAMLSVSELRAEMRQWTDESGKFSVKAELLTSDQDFVVLELETDGELIAVRRNELSEEDQDYITATTDVRGSDRLANSKKPSSAIQNSESYDSTWNMNDGQVVKGRLIGFGTQELVIKRERGRILVNDQELDELPAAYAKIVPDVVSRVDRVKVETREELETHLADNGAGPFTYRVEGIQIDLASWGAITVPVSLLAATEAGQVKPAFERWQASHEDDVSDSERTETSSRERLVLDSQERYRRRAQQREQQLKMMELKLLSIESDLTDVWEVALYPTQRYGYPRTVVVTARSSLQAKQIVINKYPKWRVGPIAKLSY, from the coding sequence ATGAACCGTCACATTCCGTTTCTTCTAATCGCAATGCTTTCTGTAAGTGAGTTGCGGGCCGAAATGCGTCAGTGGACAGATGAATCAGGCAAGTTTTCTGTGAAAGCAGAATTGCTTACTTCTGACCAAGACTTCGTTGTGCTTGAACTTGAAACGGACGGCGAGCTGATCGCGGTTCGAAGAAATGAGCTTTCCGAAGAAGACCAGGACTACATCACCGCAACCACGGATGTTCGGGGCAGCGATAGATTAGCCAACTCGAAGAAGCCGAGTTCCGCGATTCAAAATTCGGAGTCTTACGACTCGACTTGGAACATGAACGACGGTCAAGTCGTGAAGGGACGTCTGATTGGGTTCGGAACACAAGAATTAGTCATCAAGCGTGAACGAGGGCGCATCTTGGTCAATGACCAGGAACTTGACGAACTCCCCGCGGCCTATGCGAAGATCGTTCCCGACGTTGTGTCACGAGTGGATCGTGTGAAAGTAGAGACGCGAGAAGAACTTGAGACTCATCTTGCCGACAACGGCGCTGGCCCTTTCACCTACCGTGTCGAGGGCATACAGATCGATTTAGCGAGCTGGGGCGCAATCACAGTCCCCGTCTCTTTGTTGGCAGCAACCGAAGCGGGGCAAGTCAAACCAGCGTTTGAGCGATGGCAAGCGTCACACGAAGATGATGTCAGCGATTCCGAACGTACGGAAACCTCGAGTCGCGAACGACTGGTCCTTGACAGCCAAGAACGCTATAGACGAAGAGCCCAGCAGCGTGAGCAACAACTCAAGATGATGGAGCTAAAACTGCTGTCCATAGAATCCGACCTCACCGACGTCTGGGAAGTCGCACTCTATCCGACGCAGCGTTATGGATACCCGCGAACCGTTGTCGTTACCGCTCGCAGCAGCTTACAAGCCAAACAAATCGTGATTAACAAATATCCCAAATGGCGAGTCGGCCCGATTGCAAAACTCAGCTACTAG
- a CDS encoding SDR family NAD(P)-dependent oxidoreductase, translating to MPTTLVTGASSGIGWELAKQFASGGNDVVLVARSEGKLNELAKQISENQGVNTTVIPIDLAKQDAADQLCDQLGERSIQVDTLVNNAGFGALGKFAELSTDRQTEMLMVNVVSLTRLTRILLPQMLQRGEGGILNVGSIAAYQAGPNMSVYYASKAYVLSFTEGLREEVAGSGVHVTCLEPGATESGFGDDSGMAKLGMFSSSTMSAEAVAKAGYEGYVNDEDVVIPGWKNRLMVTSTSFLPRFATRKLVAKLQDVQ from the coding sequence ATGCCCACAACGCTAGTCACGGGAGCCTCGTCCGGAATCGGCTGGGAACTTGCGAAACAGTTTGCCAGCGGCGGTAACGATGTTGTTCTTGTTGCACGAAGCGAAGGCAAGCTCAATGAGTTGGCCAAGCAAATCAGCGAGAACCAAGGCGTCAACACGACTGTCATTCCCATAGACCTTGCCAAACAAGACGCAGCGGATCAGCTATGCGACCAACTTGGCGAACGGTCGATCCAAGTAGATACGCTTGTCAACAATGCGGGATTCGGAGCACTCGGTAAATTCGCGGAGCTTTCCACAGACCGCCAAACCGAGATGCTGATGGTGAACGTCGTTTCCCTGACCCGCCTCACCCGAATCCTGCTTCCCCAGATGCTTCAGCGTGGCGAGGGGGGAATCCTTAATGTCGGCTCGATCGCTGCCTATCAGGCTGGCCCAAACATGTCCGTTTACTACGCATCAAAAGCCTATGTTCTGTCGTTCACCGAAGGTTTGCGAGAGGAAGTAGCCGGTTCCGGCGTCCATGTCACATGCCTCGAACCTGGTGCAACGGAATCTGGATTCGGGGATGACTCAGGCATGGCGAAACTCGGCATGTTTTCGTCATCGACGATGTCAGCTGAAGCTGTCGCCAAAGCGGGATACGAGGGCTACGTCAATGACGAAGACGTCGTCATTCCCGGTTGGAAAAATCGTCTGATGGTGACGTCAACGAGTTTTCTCCCACGCTTTGCAACACGTAAATTGGTTGCCAAACTGCAAGACGTGCAGTGA
- a CDS encoding alkene reductase codes for MNQHAPQLLSELNWDGLTANNRVVMSPMTRGRAGETMTANPLMARYYAQRASAGVIITEGTFISPEAVGWNHAPGIWTDKQGEAWKPVIDAVHQHRDTPIFLQLWHTGRASHSDFHDGSLPVAPSAIRHEGDKIHTPSGDKKPHETPRALETDEIPRLIEDYRQAALRAKSAGFDGVEIHSANGYLLDEFLQSKTNHRTDQYGGSLENRYRLLSEILGAVRTVFDASRIGVRISPNGSFNDMGSPDFRETFLYVAKQLNETNLAWLDVLDGLAFGFHELGEPITLKDIREVYHGRLMANCGYDRDQAEQAVADGLADFVAFGRPYISNPDLVERFANNWTLNDVAPQSVWYSPGPEGYIDFPTYQESETKSATATG; via the coding sequence ATGAACCAACACGCTCCTCAACTGCTGTCTGAACTTAATTGGGACGGACTTACCGCCAACAACCGTGTCGTCATGTCTCCTATGACACGCGGTCGTGCTGGCGAAACTATGACTGCTAACCCGTTGATGGCCCGCTACTACGCTCAGCGAGCATCAGCGGGAGTCATCATCACGGAAGGCACTTTCATTTCTCCGGAAGCTGTCGGCTGGAACCACGCACCTGGCATTTGGACGGACAAGCAAGGCGAAGCGTGGAAGCCTGTAATCGACGCAGTGCACCAGCACAGGGATACGCCCATCTTTCTACAGCTCTGGCACACTGGCCGCGCATCACATAGTGACTTCCACGACGGATCTCTTCCAGTCGCACCTTCGGCGATTCGTCATGAGGGTGACAAAATTCATACACCGTCGGGCGATAAGAAGCCGCACGAAACTCCGCGTGCTTTGGAGACCGATGAGATTCCGCGCTTGATCGAGGACTACCGGCAGGCTGCTCTGCGAGCGAAGTCGGCCGGCTTCGATGGCGTCGAGATCCACTCGGCAAACGGCTACCTCTTGGACGAGTTTCTGCAATCCAAGACGAATCATCGAACGGATCAGTATGGTGGGAGTCTCGAGAATCGCTATCGTCTTCTGAGCGAAATTCTTGGCGCAGTCCGGACCGTGTTCGACGCATCGCGAATCGGTGTGCGCATCTCTCCGAATGGTTCGTTCAACGACATGGGTTCGCCAGATTTTCGCGAGACGTTTCTCTACGTCGCCAAGCAACTTAACGAAACCAATCTCGCATGGCTCGACGTGCTCGATGGGCTCGCGTTTGGGTTTCACGAACTAGGTGAGCCAATCACGTTGAAGGACATCAGAGAAGTCTACCATGGTCGGTTGATGGCAAACTGCGGTTACGACCGAGACCAGGCGGAACAGGCGGTCGCCGACGGACTAGCCGACTTCGTCGCATTCGGCAGACCCTACATCAGCAATCCCGATCTGGTCGAGCGTTTCGCAAACAATTGGACGCTCAACGATGTCGCGCCACAAAGCGTTTGGTACTCGCCTGGTCCTGAGGGCTACATCGATTTCCCAACGTATCAAGAGAGCGAAACTAAGAGTGCAACCGCAACGGGTTAG
- a CDS encoding DoxX family protein, producing the protein MLRRISIVLLAIFFIAAGTIHFASPGVYLKIMPDYMPWPMALVYLSGLFEVLGGVGLADQRLRRAAGWGLIALLVAVFPANVNMLMNADQFPAIPLWALVARLPLQGVLIAWVWWAAVKRTDTTQSVGAAL; encoded by the coding sequence ATGCTACGTCGAATCTCAATCGTTCTCCTCGCTATCTTCTTTATCGCAGCCGGCACCATTCACTTTGCGTCGCCGGGCGTGTATTTGAAGATCATGCCGGACTATATGCCTTGGCCGATGGCTTTGGTTTACCTGTCCGGATTGTTTGAGGTGCTGGGTGGGGTTGGCTTGGCAGATCAACGGCTACGGCGAGCGGCTGGGTGGGGATTGATCGCTCTGCTTGTCGCCGTATTCCCGGCGAACGTTAATATGCTTATGAACGCGGACCAGTTTCCGGCAATCCCGCTTTGGGCCTTGGTGGCTCGGTTGCCGCTTCAAGGCGTGCTGATTGCTTGGGTTTGGTGGGCGGCAGTAAAGCGAACAGACACCACGCAGTCGGTGGGGGCAGCATTGTGA
- a CDS encoding ZIP family metal transporter, giving the protein MNELTQVLLLTTMAGAAIPIGGLIAMFERLSPQWIEEEFRHSVIAFGGGVLISAVALVLVPDGVKELSLGWIVTAFVAGAVVFWGLETLLARSKSSIAQLLAMLSDFVPEAIALGAAFAHGERTGALLAVLIALQNLPEGFNAYRELNANGKIGGKALVLLLAACIPLGPLAGWVGYEHLSAYPRVVGFIMLFAASGILYLTFQDLAPQSKVENQRAPAIGAVLGFLLGVVGQVLIVR; this is encoded by the coding sequence GTGAACGAACTGACGCAGGTGCTTTTGCTGACGACGATGGCGGGTGCAGCCATTCCGATCGGTGGTTTGATTGCGATGTTCGAGAGACTTTCGCCTCAATGGATCGAAGAAGAGTTTCGTCATAGCGTGATCGCGTTCGGCGGCGGAGTGTTGATCTCGGCCGTTGCTTTGGTGCTAGTGCCTGATGGTGTGAAGGAGTTATCGCTGGGCTGGATCGTGACCGCCTTCGTTGCAGGCGCTGTTGTGTTCTGGGGTTTGGAGACCCTGTTGGCGCGGTCGAAGAGTTCGATTGCCCAGTTGTTAGCGATGCTATCTGATTTCGTCCCCGAAGCGATCGCGTTGGGAGCTGCGTTTGCGCACGGGGAGAGAACGGGCGCGTTGCTGGCGGTCTTGATCGCACTGCAGAACTTGCCGGAGGGCTTCAATGCGTACCGCGAGCTAAATGCGAACGGGAAGATCGGTGGGAAAGCACTGGTCTTGTTACTGGCGGCATGCATCCCGCTAGGGCCACTGGCGGGATGGGTAGGCTACGAGCATCTGTCGGCTTACCCTAGAGTCGTTGGTTTTATCATGCTCTTTGCCGCCAGCGGGATTCTCTATTTGACGTTCCAAGATTTGGCACCGCAGTCCAAGGTCGAGAATCAAAGGGCCCCCGCAATTGGCGCCGTGCTCGGATTTTTACTCGGCGTCGTCGGTCAAGTCTTAATCGTCAGGTAA
- a CDS encoding DUF1501 domain-containing protein translates to MLISTNQNRRRFLRSSIGGAAAIGVGSVLPECFAEAATAGKTMDDRVLVVVQMSGGNDGLNTIVPYADDDYRSARPKLSIPKTDVLKVDDETGLHPSMTGMHNLLQDGLFTVVRSVGYERPNRSHFESMDIWHTCRRKDEPRSDGWLGRFLDRQPATSGGDVPALHLGREQQPMAIASTKIRVPTVKELAEFQLRGDDKQSLRRLLQNRKTDSTEQDNELLRFLQSSTTSAISASERVAEAASTYRSDVKYPQTDLGNKLRVVAQLIDAQLTTRVYYLQHDGFDTHAQQAATHGILLRQWSDAVNALVRDLEAHDHGKRVCVMTFSEFGRRVAENASEGTDHGAAGPMFLCGGCVEAGIVGKRPNLADLQDGDLKHEYDFRQVYATILEDWLGTAPTPILGNSYKSLPLFT, encoded by the coding sequence ATGCTGATTTCAACAAATCAAAATCGACGCCGTTTTTTACGGTCCTCCATCGGTGGTGCTGCCGCAATCGGAGTCGGTTCAGTGCTGCCAGAGTGTTTTGCCGAGGCTGCGACAGCGGGGAAAACGATGGACGATCGAGTCCTTGTTGTCGTGCAGATGTCGGGTGGTAACGACGGCTTGAATACGATCGTGCCGTACGCGGACGACGACTACCGATCTGCTCGTCCGAAGCTCTCGATCCCCAAAACCGATGTACTGAAAGTCGATGACGAAACGGGTTTGCATCCGTCAATGACGGGCATGCACAATCTACTGCAAGACGGTCTGTTTACCGTCGTTCGCAGCGTAGGCTATGAAAGGCCAAATCGTTCACATTTCGAATCGATGGACATTTGGCACACTTGTCGGCGGAAGGACGAACCACGCAGCGATGGATGGCTCGGTCGATTCCTGGATCGTCAACCGGCAACTTCTGGTGGTGATGTGCCCGCGCTGCACCTCGGTCGCGAACAACAGCCGATGGCAATCGCTTCGACGAAAATTCGAGTTCCAACAGTGAAGGAACTGGCAGAGTTTCAATTGCGAGGCGACGATAAACAGTCACTGCGTCGGTTGCTACAGAATCGTAAGACAGATAGTACAGAACAAGACAACGAATTGTTGCGTTTTCTGCAATCAAGCACCACGTCAGCAATATCCGCTAGTGAGCGTGTCGCCGAAGCGGCTTCAACTTACCGAAGTGACGTGAAGTATCCCCAAACCGATTTGGGCAACAAATTGCGAGTGGTCGCCCAGTTGATCGATGCACAGCTGACGACGCGTGTCTACTACCTTCAACACGACGGTTTTGACACGCACGCCCAGCAGGCTGCGACTCACGGAATTTTGTTGCGGCAATGGAGTGACGCGGTCAACGCGTTGGTTCGCGACTTAGAGGCTCACGACCATGGCAAACGAGTCTGTGTGATGACGTTCAGCGAGTTCGGTCGACGCGTCGCGGAAAACGCCAGCGAAGGAACCGACCATGGTGCTGCGGGGCCGATGTTCTTATGCGGTGGTTGCGTTGAGGCCGGAATCGTCGGCAAGCGTCCGAACTTAGCGGACCTGCAAGACGGCGACCTAAAACACGAATACGATTTCCGCCAAGTCTACGCGACTATCCTGGAAGATTGGCTCGGTACCGCCCCAACGCCAATCCTCGGCAATTCATACAAGTCACTACCGCTGTTCACATAG